One stretch of Schizosaccharomyces pombe strain 972h- genome assembly, chromosome: III DNA includes these proteins:
- the alg11 gene encoding GDP-Man:Man3GlcNAc2-PP-Dol alpha-1,2-mannosyltransferase Alg11 produces MITTLAIALFIAVVAIHSHIRRKICKEIGIRLIKKIAPVKASLYKQVGVEPKLARTVGFFHPYCNAGGGGERVLWTAVKSVQTEFPNVISVVYTGDNVSKAEILRRVKNTFEIDLDSSKIVFVYLKLRFLVSATTWHRFTLLGQSLGSMILGFEAIYRFAPDIFIDTMGYAFTFCVVKSFQNIPVGAYVHYPTISTDMLKSLKQVSLLAKVKMAYWRWFAQLYSDAGSHADYVMTNSSWTRNHIASLWGKDIQLSVVFPPCNTSELEKIDINRKREPTLLYLAQYRPEKNHENVLRSFALYFEQHPDSPAKLLLVGSVRGEEDMCFVNHLKTLATELNLQSKVKFVVDAPWPKVVEYLGTCSIGVNYMWNEHFGIGVVEYMAAGLIPVVNNSGGPKFDIVIPWIGKPTGFHASTISEYAEAYHKALTLSPQEQLEMRINARSACARFGEHVFMRDFGNVFAKLLREDYSRT; encoded by the coding sequence ATGATTACAACACTTGCCATTGCTCTTTTCATTGCTGTGGTCGCCATCCATTCACATAtacgaagaaaaatatgcaAGGAAATTGGAATTCGACTTATCAAAAAGATAGCCCCTGTGAAAGCTAGTTTATACAAACAAGTGGGCGTGGAGCCGAAACTAGCAAGAACCGTCGGGTTTTTTCATCCTTACTGCAATGCTGGAGGCGGAGGTGAACGAGTATTATGGACAGCTGTCAAATCTGTCCAAACGGAGTTTCCAAATGTTATTTCTGTTGTGTATACTGGCGACAATGTTAGTAAAGCCGAAATTCTGCGCAGAGTCAAGAATACATTTGAAATCGACCTGGATTCTTCCAAAatagtttttgtttatctAAAACTTCGTTTCCTTGTGTCCGCCACTACTTGGCATCGGTTTACATTGCTTGGACAATCGCTAGGAAGTATGATTTTAGGTTTCGAAGCTATTTATCGATTTGCACCTGACATTTTCATTGACACCATGGGATATGCTTTCACTTTTTGTGTCGTTAAAAGCTTCCAAAATATTCCTGTCGGCGCGTACGTTCATTATCCCACGATTTCTACCGACATGCTAAAGTCCTTAAAACAAGTATCTCTACTTGCTAAGGTTAAAATGGCTTACTGGAGATGGTTCGCTCAGTTGTATTCAGATGCCGGATCTCATGCGGACTATGTGATGACTAACTCTTCATGGACGAGAAACCACATTGCATCTCTTTGGGGGAAAGATATTCAACTCTCCGTTGTTTTCCCCCCCTGTAACACTTCAGAGCTTGAAAAGATCGACATTAACAGAAAGCGCGAACCCACTCTTCTTTATCTTGCACAATACAGACCTGAAAAGAATCATGAAAATGTACTTCGTAGTTTTGCTCTCTATTTTGAACAGCATCCTGATTCTCCAGCGAAGCTATTACTGGTCGGTAGCGTTCGAGGTGAAGAAGACATGTGTTTTGTGAATCATTTGAAGACCCTTGCGACTGAACTCAACTTACAATCAAAAGTCAAATTTGTTGTAGATGCTCCTTGGCCCAAGGTAGTTGAGTATCTAGGTACTTGCTCTATAGGTGTCAATTACATGTGGAATGAGCATTTTGGGATTGGTGTCGTTGAATACATGGCTGCTGGTTTAATACCTGTTGTCAACAATTCGGGTGGCCCAAAGTTCGATATCGTGATTCCATGGATTGGAAAGCCTACAGGTTTTCATGCTAGCACCATTAGCGAATATGCTGAAGCCTACCATAAAGCTCTTACATTGAGTCCTCAAGAGCAATTAGAGATGAGAATCAATGCTCGTTCAGCTTGCGCTCGTTTTGGCGAACACGTTTTTATGCGCGATTTTGGAAATGTGTTTGCCAAACTCCTTCGTGAAGATTACAGTCGTACCTAA
- the enp2 gene encoding rRNA processing protein Enp2, whose product MSLKVQNPNNVRVYTVSGEGVTQRLPNWISKRKLKKDYALSHRIELLQDFEYPEASNRIKCTRDGKYAMATGVYKPHIKVFDFAEMSLKFERHTDAENVQFEILSDDWTKSVHLQTDRTVDFHSQGGIHYSTRIPKYGRDLKYHYPNCDLYLAAAGDEVYRLNLEQGRFLNPLKIESAQIDSPTGGVNVIDINPMHQLLAFGTDAGSVEFWDPRDRSRVGILEIPSTVPSTPYSDNSRSVTALKYRNDGLNVAIGLSDGATLLYDLRSSSPYMSKDQGYSMPIKSLHWMDSALDGTARVLSADSKIIKIWEKDTGKPFSSIEPTVELNDVCPIEGTGLILTANEGSPMHAFYIPSLNPAPRWCSFLDNITEEMEENPAPTIYDDYKFVTKKELLNLGLDHLVGTGVIRAYMHGFFIDNNLYEKARLIANPFSYEEHRQKIVKERLEKQRASKIRSQNRPKVNAGLASRLSYQENKLRKKTGVTDGPSILEDERFKNVFTDKEFEVDEDTLEYKQLHPSRSEARGLTAAEESEEEKEHTKGIKFSSDEESLSDMEEENETFDALVDRRKTEQQVSNEKTPQETIRSTPSGMEMTFKVEKKKKSKPVNRDEDSTSGKKKQVTQGRRSASKNVFRNM is encoded by the coding sequence ATGTCTCTTAAAGTTCAAAATCCGAATAATGTACGGGTTTACACAGTTTCTGGTGAAGGCGTAACCCAACGCTTACCTAATTGGATTAGTAAaaggaaattgaagaaagatTATGCTTTGTCTCATAGGATTGAACTTTTACAAGATTTTGAATACCCTGAGGCTAGTAATCGCATCAAATGCACTCGAGACGGCAAATATGCAATGGCAACTGGTGTGTACAAACCTCACATCAAGGTTTTTGACTTTGCAGAAATGTCTTTGAAGTTTGAAAGACACACAGATGCTGAAAATGTTCAGTTTGAGATTCTATCAGATGACTGGACCAAAAGTGTTCATTTACAAACTGATCGAACGGTCGATTTTCACAGTCAGGGCGGAATTCATTATTCTACTCGAATTCCTAAATATGGAAGAGATTTGAAGTACCACTATCCCAATTGTGATTTATACCTTGCGGCTGCTGGCGATGAAGTTTATCGGTTGAATTTAGAACAGGGTCGATTTTTAAATCCTCTCAAAATTGAAAGCGCCCAAATTGACAGTCCGACTGGTGGTGTTAATGTAATAGATATAAATCCTATGCACCAATTGTTGGCTTTTGGGACAGATGCTGGCAGTGTCGAATTTTGGGATCCTCGTGATCGCTCTAGAGTTGGAATACTTGAAATTCCTAGCACTGTACCTTCTACTCCTTATTCCGACAATTCTCGTTCTGTAACAGCTTTAAAATATAGGAACGATGGACTTAATGTTGCGATTGGCCTTTCAGATGGTGCCACCCTGTTATATGATTTACGTTCTTCAAGTCCTTACATGAGCAAAGACCAGGGTTACAGCATGCCCATTAAATCTCTTCACTGGATGGATAGTGCATTAGATGGAACTGCGAGGGTACTTTCTGCTGACTCtaaaatcattaagatTTGGGAAAAGGATACAGGGAAGCCTTTTAGCTCTATTGAACCTACGGTTGAGTTGAACGATGTTTGTCCCATTGAGGGTACTGGTTTAATTCTTACAGCTAATGAAGGTTCTCCTATGCACGCATTCTATATTCCATCGTTAAATCCTGCTCCCCGTTGGTGTTCCTTCCTCGATAATATTACAGaagaaatggaagaaaatCCCGCGCCTACTATTTATGATGATTATAAGTTCGTAACTAAGAAAGAACTCCTTAATCTCGGTTTAGATCATCTTGTTGGAACAGGTGTTATTCGTGCTTACATGCATGGTTTCTTTATTGATAATAATCTGTATGAAAAGGCAAGACTGATTGCTAATCCCTTCTCTTATGAGGAACATCGTCAAAAAATTGTCAAAGAACGTCTGGAGAAGCAACGTGCAAGCAAGATTCGTTCTCAGAATCGTCCAAAAGTCAATGCTGGATTGGCATCTCGATTATCTTATCAAGAGAACAAGTTGCGTAAGAAAACTGGCGTTACGGACGGACCTAGCATCCTTGAAGACGAacgtttcaaaaatgtattCACAgataaagaatttgaagTGGATGAAGATACTTTGGAATATAAGCAATTACATCCTTCTAGGTCTGAAGCAAGGGGCCTTACTGCTGCGGAAGAGTCcgaagaagaaaaggaacATACCAAGGGTATTAAGTTTAGTTCTGATGAGGAGTCACTGTCTGATATGgaggaagaaaatgaaaccTTCGATGCACTTGTTGACAGAAGAAAGACGGAGCAGCAGGTCAGCAATGAAAAGACACCTCAAGAAACCATTCGTAGTACTCCCTCTGGTATGGAAATGACATTCAAggttgaaaagaaaaagaagtctAAACCTGTTAATCGAGACGAGGATTCAACGTCTggcaaaaagaaacaagTTACTCAAGGTCGACGTTCAGCTAGCAAAAACGTTTTCCGAAACATGTAA
- the pcm1 gene encoding mRNA 5'-cap (guanine-N7-)-methyltransferase Pcm1, with amino-acid sequence MSSSNSRVHEEQPPTENRRYARPTAQMNRVIEQQPRRRDYFQNNDNSGRRGYNRHENNGNAQDVVRSHYNARPDLGYKKRQFSPIIQLKRFNNWIKSVLIQKFAPHASDYPILVLDMGCGKGGDLIKWDKAGIDGYIGIDIAEVSVNQAKKRYREMHASFDALFYAGDCFSSSINELLPPDQRKFDVVSLQFCMHYAFESEEKVRVLLGNVSKCLPRGGVMIGTIPNSDVIVKHIKMLKPGEKEWGNDIYKVRFPESPPRSFRPPYGIQYYFYLEDAVTDVPEYVVPFEAFRAVAEGYNLELIWVKPFLDILNEEKNSETYGPLMDRMKVVDNEGHRGIGGQEKEAAGFYLAFAFEKRGI; translated from the coding sequence ATGAGCAGCTCGAACTCCCGAGTGCATGAGGAACAGCCTCCAACAGAAAATCGCAGATATGCGAGACCTACTGCACAAATGAATCGAGTAATTGAACAACAACCAAGGCGTCGCGATTACTTCCAAAACAATGACAACTCTGGTCGCAGAGGTTATAATAGGCATGAAAACAATGGTAATGCGCAGGATGTGGTACGTTCACACTATAACGCGCGTCCTGATTTGGGTTATAAAAAACGACAATTTTCTCCTATTATTCAACTAAAGAGGTTTAACAACTGGATCAAATCTGTTCTCATACAAAAATTCGCACCCCATGCTTCTGATTATCCTATTTTGGTACTAGACATGGGATGTGGAAAAGGTGgtgatttaattaaatgGGACAAAGCTGGCATTGATGGATATATTGGGATTGACATAGCTGAAGTTTCCGTAAATCAGGCCAAGAAGAGATACCGTGAAATGCATGCTTCTTTTGATGCACTATTCTACGCTGGCGACTGTTTTTCTAGCTCAATTAACGAATTACTTCCCCCAGaccaaagaaaatttgacGTTGTTTCTCTACAGTTTTGCATGCATTATGCATTTGAAAGCGAAGAAAAGGTTAGGGTCTTGTTGGGGAACGTTTCTAAATGCCTTCCTCGTGGTGGAGTAATGATAGGAACGATTCCCAATTCCGATGTAATTGTCAAACATATTAAAATGCTTAAACCaggagaaaaagaatgggGAAATGACATATACAAAGTCAGATTTCCTGAATCACCTCCACGCTCTTTTCGACCTCCGTATGGAAttcaatattatttttatttagagGATGCTGTTACCGATGTTCCTGAATATGTAGTTCCTTTTGAAGCCTTTCGTGCTGTTGCCGAAGGATACAATCTTGAATTAATATGGGTAAAACCTTTTTTGGACATCTTaaatgaagagaaaaacTCTGAAACGTATGGACCCCTAATGGATCGAATGAAAGTCGTTGATAATGAAGGACACCGTGGAATTGGTGGAcaggaaaaagaagcagCAGGATTTTATTTAGCATTTGCCTTTGAGAAGAGGGGAATTTAg
- the btb1 gene encoding BTB/POZ family ubiquitin-type ligase substrate adaptor Btb1, producing the protein MSHLLFAYYLCNDIRSFQNLLKQDDSKVKEPRKGFSEKSGQKLRINQKDRYGRTVLHIAVSENKNSFVRSLLQHKGIDVFVQDEESGYTALHRAIYVGNLEAASLLLSKDPSFRSLRIKDKEGLSPFQFLSRVLSSTIHPVLDLPIIGNELYGFGTNVNNTLGIANGKEPSSPERVFLLKNQTESPTSGQLFSRDKILDVQASKFHSVVLTDEPSQNVYVCGIGAGGRIGFNTDVQYNFIPIPGIIHKVIQISVSHTHSLALTKFGSIYSWGKNGSGELGLSNDELKKDDPIQITPRRISAFKDYQIIGMAAGKSYSVAWTDTDIYSWGLNNGQLGISDHISVVSTPRRVAGLLSPVIHAVCTTRATICLLQNNSIIAFCNYNQVKLPFNVDFGSSLKVTKHPLSLTRFNVRKLLASENKLAVLTELGEVYEFDMKLLLDRDSTSSKNSTRTSFKFTPLWIFESSDLAALDIAWTADNSLILCTRNGTCWKRELRSKKREKSSSSPYSRGPYKYNRIENLQMVVGVRASASGSFFAIRNDYLPPPIYKPSNMLIDLLRSLLPYDHLLHVRQPRLIPPEDEDGVPIFDEDRAASSNEMQLLFEGSIPILTSYENYKQSFSDVTIYCGTSMFHSHKFILCARSSFLRKLLLQKKKSSVSNIIYIEEITQSHSTIRVEDIPPLAVAILLHYLYTDTLLSPWHLDSRFSPLKENLSKLANLLELPHLAEVLPFSVSRQPLLSLTNDILQLYNNFYVLCEETMDTVIKLKDGELKAHGLFLSLRSEYFSSYFQFVSMESNSFDIPITVNLSHLTVEHMSIVLRHVYSDLKVELFDDLKESDFHNWLETMFEILSIADELLFLELKSIAQQSLLRFLNLKTLPTLMDLSLSYHAEELYSRCIDYACHNIEFFLEANRISEWDGFHLKKVAQRLTELLSDQRVHLPSSKIANRLLIRDPVLMEKRNYELKVLREYLFSQESSQLWDDSPYRSIFEDRRCSTSAVILESGIVPSSNQSDSLNKEDAEEKSPKPNVVNVTSITKTAGASVEIQNNIESASSGGDKTQLNGPGADQPVTATITFDKTSPWRNRENLSHNNNTTRASLRELLEQEKADASTTTVLSDSRFMKAPTKKSQREKKKELSKQVPISKTNVGHIDIELGKSNHSNPWSVATHQRGSFSSSTGVKKSFNGILREAAREEGSSQVIYQESKKRISNGSPTSWNLLTKPSPRSASLPKNSQPLSISEIMTEQKEEIESQKRRSSFRKTIEEIQQEEEFQKWWEEESLRVQKELGILKTERDTSTNRKQGQASKQPQRRHRKEKDSKVSESTAEFKSLPIDIPRTTHKKGKARAVK; encoded by the coding sequence ATGAGTCATCTGCTTTTCGCGTATTACCTTTGCAACGACATTCGCTCATTCCAAAATCTACTGAAGCAAGATGATTCAAAGGTGAAAGAGCCTAGAAAGGGTTTTTCGGAAAAGAGCGGACAAAAACTCCGTATCAACCAAAAAGATCGATACGGACGCACCGTGCTGCACATCGCCGTTTCtgagaataaaaattcctttgTTAGATCTCTTTTGCAGCATAAAGGCATTGATGTTTTTGTGCAAGATGAAGAATCTGGATATACGGCGTTGCATCGGGCAATCTACGTTGGCAACTTGGAAGCAGCGTCTTTGCTTTTATCAAAAGATCCCTCCTTCAGATCATTGCGTATTAAAGACAAAGAAGGTCTTTCTccatttcaatttttatcaCGAGTCCTTTCAAGCACTATTCATCCGGTTCTTGACTTACCGATAATAGGAAATGAACTTTATGGCTTTGGTACTAACGTAAACAATACGCTCGGAATAGCAAATGGGAAAGAACCTTCATCGCCAGAAAGAGTGTTTTTACTGAAAAACCAAACAGAGTCTCCCACATCAGGTCAACTCTTTTCCCGAGACAAAATCCTTGATGTGCAGGCTTCCAAATTTCACAGCGTCGTACTAACGGATGAGCCGTCGCAAAATGTTTACGTATGTGGTATTGGTGCTGGAGGGAGAATAGGTTTTAACACGGACGTTCAATATAACTTTATTCCTATTCCTGGTATCATTCATAAAGTTATCCAGATTTCTGTTAGTCATACCCATTCACTTGCTCTTACAAAGTTCGGAAGTATTTATTCGTGGGGAAAGAATGGTTCTGGTGAACTGGGACTTTCTAATGACGAACTGAAAAAGGATGATCCAATTCAAATTACCCCTAGGCGTATCTCTGCATTCAAGGATTATCAGATAATTGGAATGGCGGCTGGAAAAAGTTATAGCGTTGCTTGGACTGACACTGATATTTACAGCTGGGGGTTAAATAATGGCCAATTAGGTATATCTGATCATATTTCAGTTGTTTCTACTCCAAGGAGAGTTGCTGGCTTATTATCGCCTGTCATACATGCCGTTTGTACTACTCGTGCTACGATATGCCTTTTACAAAACAACAGTATAATTGCCTTTTGCAATTATAATCAAGTGAAATTGCCATTCAACGTTGACTTTGGTAGTTCGTTAAAGGTAACTAAGCATCCTCTTTCCCTCACCAGATTTAACGTTAGAAAATTATTAGCTTCAGAAAACAAACTAGCCGTGCTTACAGAACTAGGCGAAGTCTATGAATTTGATATGAAGCTTTTACTTGATCGTGATTCTACCTCTTCCAAGAATTCCACACGAACTTCATTCAAATTTACTCCATTATGGATTTTTGAATCTTCAGACCTTGCAGCTTTAGATATTGCGTGGACCGCTgataattctttaataCTATGTACTAGAAATGGCACTTGTTGGAAACGGGAGTTAAGGTCAAAAAAGCGAGAAAAGTCATCTAGTAGCCCGTATTCTAGAGGACCATACAAATATAAtagaattgaaaatttacaaatggTTGTTGGAGTCCGTGCGAGCGCTTCTGGatcattttttgcaattcgAAATGATTATCTTCCACCGCCAATCTACAAGCCTTCGAATATGTTAATTGATCTTTTGCGCTCACTACTTCCCTATGACCACCTTTTACATGTAAGACAACCACGTTTGATTCCTCCCGAAGATGAAGACGGAGTCCCTATTTTTGACGAAGACCGCGCTGCATCCAGCAATGAGATGCAGCTACTTTTTGAAGGATCTATACCGATTCTTACTAGTTATGAAAATTATAAGCAATCATTTTCTGATGTTACTATTTATTGTGGTACTTCTATGTTCCACTCACATAAGTTCATATTGTGTGCTCGATCTTcatttttgagaaaattattgctacaaaaaaagaaatcgaGTGTCTCCAACATCATTTACATTGAAGAAATCACTCAATCTCATTCAACAATTAGAGTTGAAGATATTCCTCCTTTAGCGGTTGCTATTCTTTTGCATTATTTGTACACGGATACATTGCTTTCTCCATGGCATCTTGATTCACGCTTTTCAcctttaaaagaaaacctTTCAAAACTTGCAAACTTACTGGAGTTACCTCATTTAGCGGAGGTTTTACCGTTTAGTGTTTCCCGCCAACctttgctttctttaaCGAATGACATTCTGCAActatataataatttttatgtCTTATGCGAAGAAACAATGGATACAGTAATAAAGCTTAAAGATGGAGAGCTCAAGGCACATggtctttttttaagtctCCGCAGTGAATACTTTAGTTCTTATTTCCAATTTGTTTCTATGGAAAGCAATAGTTTTGACATCCCAATAACCGTCAATTTGTCTCATTTGACTGTTGAGCATATGTCAATTGTTCTTCGTCATGTATACAGTGACTTAAAAGTTGAGCTTTTTGACGATTTGAAAGAATCCGATTTTCATAATTGGTTGGAAACTATGTTCGAAATTTTGTCTATTGCAGACgagcttctttttcttgaaCTAAAAAGCATAGCCCAGCAATCCTTACTTcgctttttaaatttgaaaactcTACCTACTCTAATGGATCTTTCACTTAGTTATCACGCTGAGGAGCTTTATTCACGATGTATTGATTATGCTTGTCACAATATTGAATTCTTTTTGGAAGCAAATCGTATAAGTGAATGGGATGGTTtccatttaaaaaaagtcgCTCAACGTTTAACTGAATTGCTTTCTGATCAACGAGTACATCTTCCTTCTAGCAAGATTGCTAATAGATTATTGATAAGAGATCCAGTGTTGatggaaaaaagaaattatgaGCTTAAAGTTCTCAGAGAATACTTGTTTTCCCAGGAAAGTTCTCAATTATGGGACGATTCCCCTTATCGGtctatttttgaagatcGTCGATGCAGCACTTCAGCAGTAATTTTAGAATCTGGAATTGTTCCTTCAAGTAATCAAAGtgattcattaaataagGAAGATGCTGAGGAGAAGTCTCCTAAACCAAATGTTGTTAACGTTACGAGCATTACAAAGACAGCAGGAGCTTCTgttgaaattcaaaacaatATAGAGTCTGCTTCGTCAGGAGGGGATAAAACACAATTAAATGGTCCTGGGGCTGATCAACCTGTTACTGCAACAATTACTTTTGACAAAACGAGTCCATGGAGGAATAGGGAAAATCTTTCTCATAATAACAACACTACTAGAGCTAGTCTTAGAGAATTGCTGGAGCAAGAGAAAGCTGATGCTTCAACTACTACGGTTTTGTCTGATTCTAGATTTATGAAAGCTCCAACTAAAAAATCCCAACgtgagaaaaaaaaggagcTTTCAAAGCAAGTGCCTATTTCCAAAACAAATGTTGGCCACATCGATATCGAGTTGGGTAAATCGAATCACTCAAACCCTTGGTCTGTAGCAACACATCAGAGGGGCAGTTTTTCGTCATCAACTGGAGTGAAAAAGTCATTTAATGGTATTCTTAGAGAGGCAGCTCGAGAGGAAGGTTCATCTCAAGTAATTTATCAAGAATCGAAGAAGCGCATTTCCAATGGTTCTCCAACTAGTTGGAACCTACTTACTAAACCATCTCCCCGATCTGCTtctttaccaaaaaatagCCAACCTTTATCGATTTCGGAGATTATGACTGAgcagaaagaagaaattgagaGTCAAAAGAGGAGATCATCttttagaaaaacaattgagGAGATACAACAGGAAGAGGAGTTTCAAAAGTGGTGGGAGGAGGAGAGTTTGAGAGTACAGAAAGAACTTGGAATCCTTAAAACTGAAAGAGATACCTCTACGAATAGAAAACAGGGACAAGCTTCTAAACAACCTCAACGAAGGCAcagaaaggaaaaagattCCAAAGTGTCAGAGTCCACTGCGGAGTTTAAATCTCTTCCTATTGATATACCAAGGACTACTCACAAGAAAGGAAAAGCACGTGCAGTCAAATGA
- the sdh3 gene encoding succinate dehydrogenase cytochrome B subunit, with translation MFATRSFCLSSSLFRPAAQLLRPAGRSTLRNVWRRSIATEHLTQTEANSRLASQRVHRPNSPHLTIYEPQLTWYLSSLHRITGCVVAGTLYAFAMGYLVAPLAGYSLDTATISGLIQQVPTWIKVPAKFVISYPLTFHIFNGIRHLIWDTTKELSLKGVYRTGYAVLALSVLTSGYFAMI, from the coding sequence ATGTTCGCAACTCGCTCATTCTGCCTAAGCTCTTCTTTATTCCGTCCGGCTGCTCAACTGTTGCGCCCTGCTGGCCGCTCTACTTTACGAAATGTTTGGAGACGCTCTATTGCAACCGAACATTTGACCCAGACGGAGGCTAATTCTCGTCTTGCTTCCCAGCGTGTTCACCGTCCAAATTCTCCTCATTTGACTATCTATGAACCTCAATTGACTTGGTATCTATCCAGTTTACATCGTATCACTGGTTGTGTTGTCGCCGGTACTCTTTATGCTTTCGCTATGGGCTACTTGGTGGCTCCTCTCGCTGGATACTCTTTGGATACAGCTACCATTTCTGGTCTTATTCAGCAAGTTCCCACCTGGATCAAAGTTCCTGCTAAGTTTGTTATTTCTTATCCTTTGACTTTCCACATTTTTAACGGTATTCGTCACTTGATCTGGGATACCACCAAGGAGTTAAGTCTAAAGGGTGTCTATCGTACCGGTTATGCTGTTCTTGCCCTTTCCGTTTTGACCTCTGGCTATTTTGCGATGATTTAG
- the rpc37 gene encoding DNA-directed RNA polymerase III complex subunit Rpc37, translated as MSFSEDQAMEEAKLRNDETEEQDPVVRTYPVFFSPGLRNNLLLNQFPLRPKNRTYSDANGEAPIDVRVKPKTGWMEVDVPIPTTKYYNEDKAMKYGNGKKPIQTQTLSGRLQKPRTNLMVGLIRDGQFHIVPLRGLTQLRPSMKHVNEYTQKLKAAAGPSNSSSGTSTPRGPIRAVQVTAKQNTEAPKVSTTHIVRATEEEEWVELDCRPERESESILKQLECPIEHQPNECAAVDEDYSFI; from the coding sequence ATGTCCTTTTCAGAAGATCAAGCAATGGAAGAAGCCAAACTGAGAAATGATGAAACTGAAGAGCAGGATCCAGTGGTGCGGACATATCCGGTATTTTTCTCACCCGGACTTAGAAATAATCTTTTACTAAATCAATTTCCCCTTCGTCCTAAAAACCGCACATACAGTGATGCAAATGGTGAAGCACCAATCGATGTTCGAGTGAAACCGAAGACTGGCTGGATGGAGGTCGATGTACCCATTCCTACAACAAAATACTATAATGAGGATAAGGCAATGAAATATGGTAACGGCAAAAAGCCAATTCAGACCCAAACACTTTCTGGAAGACTTCAGAAACCAAGGACCAATTTGATGGTCGGTCTAATTCGCGACGGGCAATTTCATATTGTGCCGTTGCGCGGTTTAACGCAGCTGAGGCCCTCAATGAAACATGTAAATGAATATACACAAAAGTTAAAGGCTGCTGCTGGCCCTTCAAATTCTTCGTCTGGTACGTCTACCCCACGTGGACCCATTCGCGCAGTGCAGGTTACTGCCAAACAAAATACAGAAGCACCAAAAGTCTCCACCACTCACATAGTTAGAGCAACAGAGGAGGAGGAATGGGTTGAGTTGGACTGTCGCCCAGAACGCGAGTCCGAGTCAATATTGAAGCAATTAGAATGTCCCATCGAACATCAACCAAACGAGTGCGCTGCTGTTGATGAAGATTACTCCTTTATTTAG
- the rpl2402 gene encoding 60S ribosomal protein eL24: protein MKVEVCSFSGSKVYPGAGRLFVRGDNKVFRFVNKKSESLFLQRKNPRRLSWTVLYRRMHKKGISEEHAKKRTRRTVKHQRGIVGANLDVIKEKRNQRPEVRAAARAAALKQRKDKRAASESEKKAIKAKSAASSARGQAIKNAKVAARR from the coding sequence ATGAAGGTGGAAGTTTGCTCATTTTCTGGATCCAAGGTTTATCCCGGAGCTGGAAGACTCTTTGTTCGTGGAGACAACAAGGTTTTCCGCTTTGTCAACAAGAAGTCTGAGAGCCTTTTCCTTCAACGCAAGAACCCCCGTCGTTTGTCATGGACTGTCCTTTACCGTCGTATGCACAAGAAGGGTATCTCTGAGGAGCATGCTAAGAAGCGTACTCGTCGTACCGTCAAGCACCAACGTGGAATTGTCGGTGCTAACTTGGATGTCATTAAAGAGAAGCGTAACCAACGTCCTGAAGTCCGTGCTGCTGCCCGTGCCGCTGCTTTGAAGCAACGTAAGGATAAGAGGGCCGCCTCCGAATCTGAAAAGAAGGCCATCAAGGCCAAGTCTGCTGCCAGCTCTGCTCGTGGCCAAGCTATTAAGAATGCCAAGGTTGCTGCTCGTCGTtag